The Mercenaria mercenaria strain notata chromosome 6, MADL_Memer_1, whole genome shotgun sequence genome contains the following window.
taaataactaaatatacTGCGCAATCAAAAGGATTTTTTGcagttagtttatacataatttattttaggtcgattgtgaaggaagttctacaacttatattaatcactctcgacacctcattcctgatggaatccatcgccacgagggtatgagagaagaggccagtttctgccctttaaatgctgagcgccaagcaagggagccactggtaccattttttacgtctttggtatgacgctgccggaactcgaagcggacgctctaccactaggctatcgaggcagttGTTATACATACCTGGTTAAAACCAACGTAAAACAATCTATCACCCGTTaccttaaaattttctaaaagattTTTATCAACCGAAAATGAATTATCCCAAATATAAGCAAATCCATATGTACATAAAAGTGTTTTTGGTCACCCAGTTGAAATCAAATCCGttcatctatttgctgcatttgcagaggctgtctttttctgaAGCGGTTTATTGGATTAATATGTATGACTGTGGCAAACTTAAAACACAGTTTGATTTACTTGGGGGGAGACATTGGACAGGACGAATAAAAAATATCCTATgatgaaaaatgtttatttatttatttatttatttgggttttacggcgcaccaacacagtataggttatatggcgccaaacaggactacaaattttggtttcacatctcatttacatcgaaataaaaaaaaacaatgagatGTGGAATCAAAAAGATGGTTTGATACAAGTGTTGACGAAAGATACTACATAAAGTCCTGTAcacaaattaaaaagaataaatacacCAACCAAGAATGTGCATaaacagttgttttaaatttgctaCATGGCCTCAATGTTATAATTGCGACTTTCCTTTCAGgatgaatatttacaacatgagcaACTGCTTCAGACGTTAGGAATCTTTTATGACAGTATTTATATCTGACTGTCGCATCCTGAAACAAAGGACAATTATCTAAAGCTTTACCTAGCATATTGGCCTTTTCAACCTACCACATATTAACTCAACGTAAAGGTCATAATATGAATATGCATACTAGACAAGCAATTGAACTGCATGCGATGACAACAGCAGTCATACATATTAATCCGATAAACCACTtcagaaaaagacagcctctgcaaatgcagcaaatagatgaacggatttgatttcaattcagtgatcaatcaaaacggaaaccaataaaccgttgttcacgaacaatggcacatccattgatagaacgaaaaaatacaatttactgcatttgttatccattcgtattttactatatatgtcattatactgcacatagttttaaactttacaaaagactcataccgtacattatataaccacaatactgtgcattggataaatatattacgttagaacatcattaacaccctttgtaaataattaaattagctaaaaagtatcttaacatagctcatgaaacaccctggcagtaataaaagttatcataagaactctgtaacatcttcagagttatcacctaaATTCCGTAActtttgaaaaatcgggcataaaattgttagaaaatggTTTATGCTTGCAACTTTGcgctaaaattattctattgcatgtggtgaggatgaagaacgtgaataagaagaataatatgtatgaaaaagcaaacgatttcgatattttactcaaaatgtcttcatttcaaagaagtggcactgattattagactaaacagtttattctgacgcatagcacaatacatcaggcaaccttgatcatcaaactttagttttacaccccattctctctatttaaagataaataattaccattttatccaccgattccttggctcgtcattcagacatcaggagaactctgtaacgttttccaggaactccgtaacagttatcagaagaaaacatgacaggttatcagaagaactccatctttcgtgtaacacttcctcccccgtggtTTAGCCACGTCTAAAAATTTCCCGCATATGAATCACAGTTCTGTAACCCATTCCATCAATTCTTCAGGAATATTATATATACAGTCATTCTTTGTTCTTAGAAAGATGTACAAAGTGCTTCAAATGGCCACATTCAAGAGTTAAACTGATAAATCTTGCTGGATATTACAGCGTTATTACGACGCTGGACCACTAAAATGTGAGTGACCTTGCCTTagaaacagaaaagaaatttataatGTTCACTATCTGAAATCTTTAACTGGAGTATTCGCTTTCACCATATTTTTAGAGGTAAGGAATATagtacatttttatatgtatttgacAAAAAAGAAAGTGGCGTCGGAAGAccttaagctttttttttttttttttttgaaagtaaagaaaatgaaagtacaaaggCTATAGTAGCAGTGAAGTGTAGTAACCGGTGCAACAAAATTATGCAACATCCAGAAGCTACTACATGATTTAAAGTAGGAGACCCTCGCAGTGCGAAGGAAAAAACATCGTCTCATCCTATTTTACTTTATAGTCTATCTCCCACTTACATGTCTAATCTCATTTCAGGTCGTGAAGAAATTTGTCTAAATACACCAAATCTGTGCACGTCGTTCATATAAATTCTGGAGATTTCCACACGATTTGACTTGTCAGTCTCGCGGAGCACTCGCTCTGACAGTTTCCTGACAATCGGCAGAATAAACAATCAAAGTctcaaaaagtaattaataaaagaATGACTGTTTAACAGCAAAATGTCTCTTCTATGTTTGCGAAACGATTACAGACTTGACTAGTCAATGGTGTCGCCATTGGAATAGATCTCAATTTATTTTTCCTCCAGATCTTATGTTGGGTTCTATTGTTCAAATGTCGTCATAACTACATACATTTATTTTCCttcacaattttctttttttccataGATCATGCCCgatgtatgtttttttatttaagtatGCAGCATGTAtcttatttatgtatttacattCTGTATCTATTTTGAGTTTATACAGCTCAATGTTGTTAAACGTAAAGATTGAAAAAAATTAAGTGTTGGGAGAACACGTGACCTAAAATGATGCGTAACACTGATAAAATGGCGGCCGTGGagccaaatttcacgaaaaatgcGAAGTAAGTGACATTTATATGCAACCGTTTTTCATTAGACATAACACAGGCTAAGCAGCACAAAAATCACTTTCCGACTGTATATCACCCTAAACTGTAGCTTTCTTGGTTTCTTAGATTACCTCGATGTTTTGAGCGAGTCgagaactttttcaaaataaagtcgTACGATGCCTTACACGTATAGTCAATAATTTATCGAAAATAAAGATTTCTTGGTGATATTGTTCAAGTGATTGCtaatgtatgtttattttatgcaaaaatacagACTGTGTGTCAATAGCCTGATACTACGTAAAAGAAATGTTAATGAAAATGAGAAAATGATGCGTTGCGCGTAAATAGTCAGGTTTTGATTAAAGATGATGATGCCGAACGCGaacgtttctttttttattactaGTAGTTTGATACAACATTTTGCTGCTTTTAACTacaattattatttcgaaaaagtTTGATTTGAAATTCCAAGTCTTCAGTGAAATATCTACACATATGTGAAACAAGAGCGCTGTATTTGGGAATATCATTTCTTTGTTAGAAGTGACAATTTAGCCCTTAATAAGTAACAAAGGAGTTTGGGGGACATGTTAATGAAACAGTTCTCAAGTCTGGTCAGTGTCGATAAATTTTATTCCTTTGTGATAAAGTATTGAATGTGTTTAAGCCATGATCTCCTTTTTTATAAATCTAGCTTTCGAAATCTTACTTTTCAATGCGCTACGactcaaaaatgattttaacgtGCAACGAATATGCAGGAGCTATTCAGCAGTACCTTACTCACAGTGTTCGAACCGCCCATGAATCGGGCGACTTTTTTGAAATAGTGATAGTCCTACACGTCAGAACTCAACTCTGCTGGACAAAACCCCAAGGTGTAAACGTTATAAATTTGGCTGATATTTGGATCATCCAAAATTTACAGGCCTATtatataagccgcaccatgagaaaaccaacatagtgcatttgcgaccagcatagatcagcctgcgcatccgcgcagtctggtcagggtcaggatccatgctggtcgcaaatgcactatgttggttttctcatagtgcggctgaTAATATGAATTTGATCTATTTTCAGTAACCttccaaaatatatttaaaaagatgCAGTCTATTCTTGTACAACTTGTCTTTAAGATGAAATATGTCATACCTGCGGAAACAACGCATTCGAGTAACAACACTGAAAGCGTTGATGCAGGTAAGGGAGATCATCGAACGTTTAGATGTAAAGCACTTGCATGCAGGGAAAAAGCGCCATAATTTCGAGTATTATTCTGTCAAACATTCAAGCGATAGAACATGCACTACTGGCAATTtccaaatttaaaaagatttcaactgtatttggtaaGAATATTAGTAAGAGAATTTGTCAGTCGGGTTTGAACTTTCACCAGTATTGACTGAAAAACATTAACAACTTGCTGGTAATCGAAATGTACTCGTTTGTCTGTTACATGTATTACAGACGAATTTTCAAAAAAGAAGAAGTCTAAATCTCCCATATTTCTTAGTCATAGATCTGTCAGACTGTAGACAGAAACCCTTTCTAGAGCATCAACTTAATGCCGATTCAAACATAATGTCTCCGAAgtgaaaatgtttgtttcatgtGTGGTAAGCAGGCTAAAAGCAAGACGAGGCAAGGTGAATCTCCACTTCCTACGACTGTTTCCTGATacgttataaatttaaatatgttaaacttttaaataaaaaattagaaGTATTTTATCTATCAAATATTGGTTACTACCATTCAGCCGAGAgagaaaaaactttaaagtaataaaacaattgttgattATGAATCCATTTAATATGATGCGATATTCACCAGAAGAAGAAAATGTCAACCGAAGCGATAAACTAATGCAATCTGCCAAATGGATATCTTAAGGGAAATTTTGGCTTATGATGGCATGCAACTTGAATCATGGGTTACAAAAATTAGTGCATTTTCAGGATATCGTGTACATATACTACATTTTCAATACCGGACACTAACTAGTTTGAAATAATTCCATTCTCCGGACTGTTTCCTCCACCTTCTTAgaagaacattttatttaatttgatttttacgaAGGGCATGTTTCTCAAACTAGCCATTGTTCTTGTTTTCTTAGAACTTTTCTTCTAAGACTGGGGAGCAATTTTACAATTCATGGCGGATGCAATACAGTAAATTCATTTCGTGAAGAGGAAAGTTCCTGATTCTTGATTGTGATTCTATAACTGCAGCTTCCTGAATGCTGATGCATTCGCGCTAGACAGATTTGTTATAGAATTCCCCAGATATTACAGTTTCACGGAAAATGCATTAATTCCGCCTCGTTTACAGCGACATATCAATCTCCAAAAACATTATATTATTCCATGAAGacgttttaaatttatatctgagCTATTGCTTCCTGTTTGTTACAAATACGAGTAGGCGTATATATGTTTCCGACTCTATCCTCGCCGATTGCGTTTATGATATGGACGCATTTTTTTCttccaaacaaaaaataaagttcataactttgaatttaaaacttattggaaccgcctcggtagcctagtggtagaacgtccgcttcgagtgcgggaggtcgtgggttcgatccccggccgcgttctaccaaagacataaaaaaggtactagtagcttcctcgcttggcgctcagcattaagagggtagtgcaaGGACTggccagcccggtgtcagtataatgtgactaggtggggtatcgTGTctcgtgtctacggcgtgatattccagtcaggcagcactataaagttgggcattgtgctcattgctgtagacatcgtcgtttatatgactgaaaaaatgttgaaaaagacgttaaacccgaacacgcacgcacgcacacacgcacgcacgcacgcacacacacacacactcacacacacgcacacgcgcgcgcacacacacacacacacacacacacaaatacacgCTTATGCTACACGACAGAAGATGAACTCGTTCTGTTTTGAGCAATTTGAACAAAGGCGAAGGTCGTAAATTGAAAATTCTCCTCGGTATCGGGACAACTCCTGAAAAACTATTAGtattataaattaatttcaaactttgtacatgtataataattaagttaagtcatttacaaatgtatattaagtTGACTATAATAAATTCTATGCAGGCCATTCTATGACACATTGTATGTTTTTCAgaaattaaagtgttgttttttttttgtggatacTTAAAAAGTTGCAATAAAAGTCTGATTATTGGCTGACTGTTTAATTCGTGTTTGAACGGCTACGTGTCTTATTTACCACAGCACACGGTCTCCTATATTTGATACTTTAATGACATTCAATGACAGTATAAGCATAAATGTTTACCGTTGCACTACGTTGAACATTTAGGTTATCGCAATTATCTTATAAAAAAGAATGTCATAAGCAAGTGATGTATTTTGAGTGTTTATAATTAAATGTGAAAAGACATTGAAAAGGTCTTAAATGATTTTGACTGGATAtctctttaaaaatgtctttcGATTTTAATGGCAAGAAAGTTCTTGTTACTGGTGCAGGTAAAGGAATCGGACGCGCTATAGCTATTGCACTAAATGAAGCTGGGTGTAAAGTTTATGCTCTCAGTCGTACGAAGTCTACTCTCGACACTTTGGTAGCTGAACATCCTAAGATTGTTCCTATACTTGCTGACGTATCCAACTGGGATGATACCAGAAGAAAGCTCGAAGATTTAGAACCGCTCAATGGTTTGGTCAACAACGCCGGGATTCTTGGAGAGAGTTGTTCTGCAGTTGATTGTCCGAGAGACGAAATCATCAAAATATTGGACATTAATCTGCTGGGCGCAATAAATTGTGCACAATTGGTTGCAAAGAAAATGATTGATGCCAAAGTAAAAGGATCTATCGTGAATATTTCAAGTGTGGCCGGAATAGGTGCGTGTTATTCTTACTTGCCGTACAATGTTTCGAAAGCAGGGCTGGATATGGTCACTAAACAATTTGCACTGGAACTTGGACCATACCAGATAAGGGTTAATTCGGTCAATCCTGCGACTGTCGTGACGCCTATGGTTACAAATCTAAAGAATACTGCAAAGGGTTTAACTTCCCAAACACCTATGGGTAGAGTTGCAAAGGTGGAGGAAGTTGTTTGGCCGGTATTGTACCTTCTTAGTGACTATTCAAGTATGGTTACTGGCCAGTTGCATCCGGTTGACGGAGGACTGCTGTCCAATATAGCGGTGAAATATGATTTTTCTAAATGATGATAAAACTGTTTTGGTtgtgttacaaaaaaaaactgtccgTGTAAACTTGCAAAGAATTGCCGATTGCTATATCactaattaaaatgaaaaaaaaaatgaaattatctgCACGCCTTAAGCAACATATCTGAATAACATAACATACTATTCTTTTAATAAAGTACAGAAacacattttgcattttgtatttgAATAGATTCTAGATCTATCTTCgggtttatttcaataaatactGGTCAGAGCTTTAACGCGTGGTATACCAGAGTGACGTTTTaaatgacaaaagaaaacaaaatccggaaagtagatcccttggaagcatcgagaacaaggcaaacagtgaaaattgcaaactcggtttgattaagtctgttcatgagcagtaaaatgcaacactgcccacgtcacctagcaccggcttaataaGAGGAAACATAACACATCTCACGAAACAATTCTTTTTCTCAATTCATATTTTTGAAAGCTTATTCCCCGTTTTGTTTCTGAAGCGTTATGGTGTAAAATTATGGTATTAAGTTGCTTTTTTTAATTAATCGCCCTGAAAATTTCAATGTTGACAATAACTGTGTATTTACTGTATGTTTCTTTAAGCGCTGTGTTTTATTGACCTTTTTTGCACTGAATACGAATACATCGGATGGAGATGAGATAAACACCTCAGGCTATGCTAATTACCCTAAAATAGTTCATCAACTGAGGCATAAATAAGAGATGTTCTTTtatttatatagtatatattCCCGTCAGCACAGCATTCATGGCTCAATGCCCGAGGTCAAATTATACCTATTATATGAAGCCTGTTGTATTATAGCCAAAAGTTACTTGAACTTACGGTGCATCTTGATGTTATGTTATGTACTCATAACTTAAACtgtaaaatgaattattatttatttatctatttaattaTTTTCTGGCACATTATGTTGCATTTAAGAGGTAATAGTTACTATATATAACAATCTGATAAACCACAACTTACTAATGTAACATTATTTGGGAATGAAAAATTGGACATTTTGCACGATATTTTAGACCAAGACAAAAAAGTGCGTTCGATTAAATAACAAGATTTGTGCAAACCATTCCAAAACGGTCGAATGTATTATATCATTGGTACAGTCATCCTTAAGTAATAACAACACAGCGGAGTCGCCTTAAGCATCCCAGGCAGACCGAAAAAATCAGAAACTTCCTCTGACATCAATGGTAATGTTTTCAATTATGTCAACGTCACACACGAAAGAATTTTCCAACGTACCATCAACTGAAACTTTTAATATTAGAAATCCTGGACATCATGCTTATCATTAATCGATATCATAATTTACGGATATTTGATATTCATTTCCGGCGTTCTACATCTTGTTTCTTTTCCCTCAGATTTGATGAATATACACATGAAGGCTGACCGTCCAGTCTCTTTTCACTAACAACAATAAGTATTGCCTATTCTTTCATTTTGCTTTCTCGCTAACTTTTCTACTGGAAcattatgtattttcataaacAGTATTCTTCCACCGTTAACTAAAGCGTGAAAGTCAGcatatgacataaattgtgtCGGCGTTACTTCaaataccaaacaaaacaaataaataatttctttgcTTAAACAGATTTATTAAATTACTAGTATTAGACATTGTCAGTgtaataaaatcatgttttcatTGACTGACCAATTGTCcagttacaaacaaaaaatatataataacaatatttgcaataattattatgaaaacaaattaaaacacaaaaacgatcaaaaatgttcaaatgttaaAGCATAATAAAAGATGTACATATATTACAAAAAGACCTTGTATATCTAACCAAAATgcaccaaatgttttcaaattaataCCTTAGTTTATACAATATCTAAATCTAATACGCGCTACAAAGCATACAGCAGGTGAATCTTCTTCCATCTATTATGTTATGCAgtactttaaaaaatgttatgttcGTAATATTTATGTTATAACTGAGAGCACATAACAACACACTCTTTTTTCACAGGTGTCTAAACTAGTAAAATGGGTTTAACAGTGAGTCGATACTATAATGGCTCTTGACTTATGTACACTCGTAAAAACTGTCTCCGGATTTAGCTTGCAAACCCGACAATTTCTCAAAACTTAGTCTCAATTTGTTTttgacatttctttaatttattttgacatgtAACAATAAAGAATTGCACTTTTTccttttacaaatatcaaaaaaaaatgaatttctttgaCGATTTAATAGTCTGTCCTCCCATGGGAGATTTTTTATTTCCCATTGGGATTTTGCCGTGAGTGGTCCTATGGGAGGTTTTCTCCCATCTTAAGAACTGCGGGTGttaataacagttttaaaattcaatgtaTCAATGGTAAGTATTCTTACTCTTTAATTTTGTGTTGTTTCTATTCTAAATATGACAATAAGCGTTTTGAAAAAATCCCACCAAATGGGATACTTGCGATCTCCCTTGGGATAGTTCGCCTGCTGGAGATTttctcttgtttaaaaatgggattatttcccattttaaatttatttttataacttgtTCTTACTTTCACAAAAAATTTATTGTCGGTAGTTTATGCACATTTTTAATCACAACTGACTTTCTAAAAAAATAAGGAGAAGAAAAAGGCAATTCGGCATTTTTCGGACCTAATTTGGTGAATGCGCGTATGGCATTCCGAAAATGCTGAAAGAGGCTGGAACTGGATATGAAGAAGTCCACTAACATAAATCACACATTATGAGGCAGCACAGTATCCAACCAGTGTAGCCATACATAAAATggagaaataaaataacaacctGACGAGATTTCATATAATCAAAATAAACATCATATCTTATTATAGACTCAACAGTTAAACAGCTGATACGATCCCACAGTAGAAGCTTTGCAATCTTACTCGTACTTCAAAGTAATAATAGTTTATACTGCATTTCACCAGGTAGCAAATACAAAAACACTTAAAGTCCATTTCAGCCATACGAACAAGTTATGGGCAGATTGAGATTTAAGACAGCTGTTGTTACATCAATATCAACGTTTTCAATTACGTCAACGTCATGTACAGAGCGTTTTGCAACGTAACAATCAACTCTAACGTTTATAATTGGAAATCCTGAACAAATCCTGACCAACATGCTTATTATTTAACGATATCACAAGATTAcggatatttcatatttctttgcGACAATCGAATATTTGTATATCCGAAAGAAAATAATCCTAATTAGAGTTTTATGAGTGGTAGTCACACTTTATGTAGCACAAAACAAGTTTGACAACCGCATTCATTTaacacatttgataaaaatacaccgtggcagagtggttaaattagctggccctttcaataggggtgacactatactAAACAAGACCTATACCTTTATACTAAAACACTTTCTTTAAGTTTTATGTAGCGTTTTAACATTTTTGAGTGTATTTTTACATTCAAGAGCCTGGCAGGTAGGAAATCGGTAACCATCATTTAATTAACTAGCTGTTCCCCAACCGGTTTCTCTTCAGAAATAAGACCGCGTCTGTCAGGACTTGACCTTCGACCTCTCGGTTGCTGGGCAGGTGCTTATCCATGAGGCCATGGCTGCGTCTGAACTATCTAAGCATTGTCTATTCTTTCATTGTGCATTTCGCGCTTATTTTTGACTAAATGTTATGTATTTAAATTAACGTATTTTTTATTAGCAGCTTCTAGTCCGAAACGTTCAAGATCGATGACTTTAAATATACCTTTCCCGAACCACTGTGTTCGAAACCCTGATACACAATACTTGGGATGAAGAAATCTTTGAAATGAGGGAGCCATCGTGTGGCTTTCATAAACTGAATAGATCTACTAAAGGGCATAACCATCTTTGACATTATGGCAGGGTAGAGGGTATTGCCTGGGAAATCCCTTTGTTTATAAACTGTGTGGACGTTACTTTAAATAccaaacaaaacaagcaaataaattatttgcttaaacaGATTTATAAGACATTGTCAGTATATTAAAACTATTTAGGTGTATATCCTTTTATCAACAATACATATTATTTAACTGCATGTATCGATAGCTCAACAA
Protein-coding sequences here:
- the LOC123550377 gene encoding L-xylulose reductase-like, whose product is MSFDFNGKKVLVTGAGKGIGRAIAIALNEAGCKVYALSRTKSTLDTLVAEHPKIVPILADVSNWDDTRRKLEDLEPLNGLVNNAGILGESCSAVDCPRDEIIKILDINLLGAINCAQLVAKKMIDAKVKGSIVNISSVAGIGACYSYLPYNVSKAGLDMVTKQFALELGPYQIRVNSVNPATVVTPMVTNLKNTAKGLTSQTPMGRVAKVEEVVWPVLYLLSDYSSMVTGQLHPVDGGLLSNIAVKYDFSK